Proteins from a genomic interval of Sugiyamaella lignohabitans strain CBS 10342 chromosome C, complete sequence:
- a CDS encoding UV radiation resistance-associated gene protein, whose product MYTPSVASEESDGEDIAVAMAIPQLPKDVGTPVLEPYMRRLRHVVGVALRNITWDTKQVRKSSISDIIRHGSVSSTDEGFNSSIGATQPTSTSQTHQTQTGGSEISGVDLGRDADDESVLESPTKSRRRRTIRAPNQIMFNPEVQQALHDLNSERLLDTMFALYVPGRTKPIYISEMVTGSMNPEFTEIDLPSNLQLSGSSTSSSSSNSLHSSTLGIRSLTTFVISVWGRIDTSDQSDTNGSINGSGSGSGTKKWKNIFTEVVDLAKLNFIGKSMDTITMAFPLNSVVVYLTDGCYVLPKAQILSRQVNFRTRHDSAKSTSSRTHLGHNHTNGYAVPSLTFDSIMKLNNLEECIADAQATITSVSEAITEKLRPYDSNLLILSKRRSELEQKHSRIKNRIDRETQATKTILQQINDQKKSIQARKLKLSQEMGLQKEAKMFLTNETATLTIQKQEIHSQVQLATVELARISTCLQEIFPIERRRGSSSNNDKRGEFSFTICGLDLPDATAAAIATRLYDEDEIAAAYGLVTQLVYLLSCYIGVPLRYPVQAYGSQSFVVDPISAIQGSRSFPLWTKGSIFYRFEYGVYLFHKDIEQLVNSASLPVVDLRHTLANIKNLLLVLSSPGTTTKKIEI is encoded by the coding sequence ATGTATACGCCGTCTGTGGCCTCGGAAGAGTCTGATGGCGAGGATATTGCCGTGGCTATGGCAATTCCTCAGTTGCCAAAAGACGTCGGTACACCGGTGCTGGAGCCATACATGAGACGGTTACGCCATGTGGTTGGTGTTGCGCTGAGAAATATCACTTGGGATACGAAACAGGTGAGGAAGAGCAGTATATCAGATATAATCCGTCATGGATCTGTTTCTTCGACAGACGAAGGGTTCAACTCGTCAATAGGGGCAACCCAGCCAACTTCGACATCCCAAACTCATCAGACTCAAACAGGGGGTTCGGAAATATCAGGTGTTGATCTAGGTCGAGATGCGGATGACGAATCTGTACTGGAGAGCCCGACAAAATCACGACGTCGGCGGACGATAAGAGCGCCGAATCAGATCATGTTCAATCCTGAGGTTCAACAGGCACTCCATGACTTGAACTCAGAACGGCTGCTGGACACTATGTTTGCATTATATGTCCCAGGAAGGACTAAACCCATCTATATCAGTGAGATGGTGACTGGGTCGATGAACCCTGAATTCACCGAGATTGACTTGCCTTCCAATTTACAATTGTCGGGCTCGTCGACCTCGTCAAGCTCGTCAAACTCTTTGCATTCTTCTACTCTTGGGATTCGTAGCTTGACTACTTTTGTCATTTCTGTGTGGGGTAGAATTGATACCTCTGATCAGTCAGATACTAATGGAAGTATCAatggatctggatctgggtCGGGGACcaagaaatggaaaaatatatttacgGAGGTTGTCGACCTCGCCAAGCTAAATTTTATAGGAAAGTCCATGGACACTATAACAATGGCATTCCCACTCAATTCAGTTGTAGTATACCTGACAGATGGATGCTATGTTCTTCCTAAAGCACAGATTCTCAGTAGACAAGTCAACTTTAGAACACGCCATGACTCGGCTAAAAGTACCTCTAGTAGAACTCATTTGGGTCATAATCATACCAACGGCTATGCAGTCCCATCTCTGACATTCGACTCGATCATGAAACTTAATAACCTCGAAGAATGTATAGCAGACGCTCAAGCGACAATAACGTCTGTTTCTGAAGCAATCACCGAAAAGCTACGGCCCTACGACTCGAACTTACTGATTCTTTCGAAACGGCGGTCTGAACTAGAACAAAAACATTCCCGCATTAAAAACAGAATCGACCGAGAAACTCAGGCTACAAAAACCATTCTTCAACAAATAAATGACCAGAAAAAGAGCATTCAAGCCCGAAAACTGAAACTGAGCCAGGAAATGGGACTTCAGAAAGAAGCCAAGATGTTCTTGACTAACGAGACTGCTACATTAACAATACAAAAACAGGAAATCCACAGTCAAGTACAACTGGCTACTGTCGAGTTAGCTAGGATATCGACCTGTTTACAAGAAATATTCCCTATAGAACGGCGAAGAGGCTCGAGTTCTAATAACGACAAACGAGGCGAATTCTCGTTTACTATTTGCGGACTCGACCTTCCTgatgccactgctgctgcaattgCGACTCGTCTCtatgacgaagacgaaaTAGCTGCTGCCTATGGACTAGTCACTCAACTCGTCTACCTCTTGTCGTGCTATATAGGAGTACCACTGCGGTATCCTGTACAGGCATATGGCAGCCAGTCTTTTGTGGTCGACCCTATCAGTGCCATTCAAGGCTCCCGGTCTTTTCCACTATGGACCAAGGGATCTATATTCTACAGATTTGAATATGGAGTATATCTATTCCACAAGGACATTGAGCAACTGGTCAATTCTGCATCTTTGCCAGTAGTAGACTTGCGTCACACTCTGgccaatatcaaaaatttgCTGCTCGTCTTATCTTCTCCCGGGACTACTACGAAGAAAATCGAGATCTAG